A genomic stretch from Caloenas nicobarica isolate bCalNic1 chromosome 3, bCalNic1.hap1, whole genome shotgun sequence includes:
- the B3GNT2 gene encoding N-acetyllactosaminide beta-1,3-N-acetylglucosaminyltransferase 2, translating to MSVGRRRLKLLGILMMVNIFIYVIVEVSKSGSQEKNAKGRVIIPRSKFWRKYTPHKAYWNKQQQKLELLYNPILTLLSNMTVEENLLSNSSVLSSCDPDPWVSSEVSDFANLPDRFKDFLLYLRCRNYSLLMDQPNKCKHKPFLLLAIKSLTPHFDRRQAIRESWGKEIKSGDVTVKRVFLLGQTPPEDNFPDLSDMIKFESETHQDILLWNYRDTFFNLTLKEVLFLKWVSSSCADVQFIFKGDDDVFVNTHQILDYLKSLSKEKAKDLFIGDVIKDAGPHREKKLKYYIPESVYEGSYPPYAGGGGFLYSGDLALRLNNASDQVLLYPIDDVYTGMCLQKLGLAPEKHKGFRTFDIEEKYRNNICSYTNLMLVHSRKPQEMIKLWTHLQDPHLNC from the coding sequence ATGAGTGTTGGACGCAGAAGATTAAAGCTGCTGGGAATTCTGATGATggtaaacatttttatttatgtgatTGTGGAAGTCTCAAAAAGTGGCAGCCAAGAGAAGAATGCAAAAGGCCGTGTTATTATACCACGCAGCAAATTCTGGAGAAAATATACTCCTCACAAAGCTTATTggaacaaacagcaacaaaagctTGAACTGCTGTACAACCCTATCCTGACCTTGCTTTCCAACATGACTGTGGAAGAGAACTTACTTTCAAACTCTAGTGTTCTCAGTTCGTGTGACCCTGACCCATGGGTATCTTCAGAGGTTAGTGACTTTGCAAACTTGCCAGACAGATTCAAAgactttctgctttatttaagATGTAGAAATTATTCTTTATTAATGGATCAGCCAAACAAGTGCAAACATAAAccttttctgctgctggctATTAAGTCACTTACACCCCATTTTGATAGAAGGCAAGCAATTAGGGAATCCTGgggcaaggaaataaaatcgGGGGATGTGACAGTCAAAAGGGTCTTCTTACTTGGGCAGACCCCACCAGAGGATAACTTTCCTGATCTTTCTGACATGATAAAATTTGAGAGTGAAACCCACCAAGACATTCTCCTCTGGAACTACAGAGACACTTTCTTCAATTTAACTCTGAAAGAGGTGCTGTTTCTTAAGTgggtcagcagcagctgcgCAGATgtccagtttatttttaagggtgatgatgatgttttTGTGAATACCCATCAGATCCTGGATTACTTGAAGAGCTTATCAAAGGAAAAAGCCAAAGACTTATTTATAGGTGATGTGATCAAAGATGCTGGACCTcatagagagaaaaaattgaAGTACTACATCCCAGAAAGTGTTTATGAAGGTTCGTATCCTCCATATGCAGGAGGTGGTGGGTTTCTGTACTCTGGTGATCTGGCATTAAGACTGAATAATGCATCTGACCAGGTACTCCTTTACCCTATTGATGATGTTTATACGGGAATGTGCCTTCAGAAGCTTGGGCTCGCTCCGGAAAAACACAAAGGCTTCAGAACATTTGATATCgaagagaaatacagaaataacataTGTTCCTACACAAACTTAATGCTAGTACATAGTAGAAAACCTCAAGAAATGATTAAGCTTTGGACGCACTTGCAAGATCCACACTTAAATTGTTAA